From one Humulus lupulus chromosome 8, drHumLupu1.1, whole genome shotgun sequence genomic stretch:
- the LOC133796032 gene encoding CASP-like protein 4D1, with translation MESTDQESAAHAVADNNTKYEPVGGSKKVVLMSTVTRIVSLGLWFFTFILLLVALIILATNSKTIDDVSITLNVQKIYAYRYMLSVIVFGMIYSLWRLGFSFYLLLNKAKGYFLIDFYGDKIISYLLATGTAAGFAVTKDLNALFNQEFEDDEVDEFCSKGYASASLVLVAFVCTAILSVMSSYALAANAKPRA, from the exons ATGGAAAGCACTGATCAAGAGAGTGCTGCTCATGCGGTGGCTGATAATAATACAAAGTATGAACCCGTTGGAGGATCAAAAAAGGTAGTGCTAATGTCTACGGTTACACGGATTGTGAGTCTTGGATTATGGTTCTTTACTTTTATTCTCCTCTTAGTAGCCCTTATTATCCTGGCCACTAACTCCAAGACCATTGACGATGTTTCGATCACACTCAACGTTCAGAAGATATATGCATACCG ATACATGCTTTCTGTGATTGTGTTTGGCATGATATATTCCCTCTGGCGACTCGGATTCTCATTCTACCTTTTGCTAAACAAAGCAAAGGGATATTTTTTGATAGATTTCTATGGTGACAAG ATTATATCGTATCTATTAGCCACGGGCACAGCCGCAGGATTTGCTGTAACCAAAGATTTGAATGCACTTTTCAATCAAGAATTCGAGGATGACGAAGTTGACGAATTCTGCTCAAAGGGGTACGCATCAGCTAGTCTCGTCCTCGTCGCATTCGTATGCACTGCCATTTTATCAGTCATGTCTTCCTATGCATTAGCCGCTAACGCCAAGCCTCGTGCTTAA